taatattttttcaacaaGACTCTACAAAAATAATCTGAAGGTCGATGAGGTCCTTCCTCCACTGTTTCTTCTTCTACATCTTATTCATAACGTTTTCAAGGTCCATAGTCACCATCTCCGATCAAGTTGCATATATCTGAACATTCCACTAAGCTACACagtacacacacacacacacgaatCATCAGCTCCTCTAGGTTAAAGAATCATGCTTAACAACAACCTTAGGAAGGTAAATTACCAGTAATTACGGCTACGAAACCCTTGTTTAAACACCACTAGTGGCCTTTCCATCAGAAACAGCCCCACAAGAGAGAAAAGATCAGTAAAACCAATAAGTGAATGAGAAAAGcaagaaaaagagaaatataGAGAGGGGAGAACCTTCTGATATTGAGCGGTCCTTCTCCGTCTCCACCACGTATACAAGTGTTGACGCATTTAACGGTGCATCTCTCTGCGTTCTTGGATTTGGGTCGTTGTATCCTCTGTTTCTTGCAGTCTTCACCTGATAGCGTTTGCGGTACGTTCGATAGCGTTTCGCCGTCTTGCGGCGGAGGAGAAAGCTCTGCGTAAGCTGTGGACACAGAAGCCATCATAACCACCGCCGCCACGGCCCCAATAGCCCCCGTGGAAATACGAACAACGGCCGATCTAGTAGTCACCAAGCGGCTCTGGCACTGAGATCTACTTCGATAGTTCAAGAAGCTCGTGCAGTGTAGAGGAGACGGAGAGTGTATTATCATTACTTAAACtatgtctttttgttttgtaaaaaaatttctttCTCCTCTGAATTGAATCTCTCGTCTTGTTTTCTCCAGAAAAGATTAAAGCTAGTGGTTCTCGTTGAAGACTCTATCTTGTTTATATACGTGTCAACATCTGGTGGCTTGGAATTCAGATACTGCTTCAACTCCACGAGTGTCGGAATCTTGCGCTTACCGTGGTAATAAGATTCGAGATTGTAATAAATCAGTAACCAAAAAGCCATCATAGTAATTAACCATGCATTGTTCAGACTAATCCCCGAAAAGAAAAGCAGTCCACACTGAAATATTGTTAAACACATCTGTAATGAATTCTGATCCAAAAtaagtttagaaaaaaataaatgtatccAAAGTATTATTAACCGAATAGAACCGAACAGATATTATGAAACTCAACCTGAAAACCTGGTCATAACCGGGACACCCTGGCCTAGTTTTCAGTCTTCAGCGAAAAACGAACAAACTTCACCGGAAATCAAAATCAGGTCGATACAAGCAAACAATTCAATTACACAGGACAAAGCTGGAAAACAAAAGAGGAGTTTTCAAACGCATAAGATCTcatcttttttatttctaacAGAAGCAACCGATAAACGTTTTCTCGGGGAATAACTTGAAGCAAAGACTGTTGTAGAATGTTTGTTTTCTAACGGTAGAGACTCTCTGATTTAAGATTCTCAGCAATCTCAGTCTCCCATCGATCTCCATTCTCAAGAAGCTTTTCCTTGTCATAGAGTAGTTCCTGTGAAAAGGGGGAGGGCGTAACAAAAGTTCAATATACATGCCACAGAAAGCCTAGAGGGATAGAAAATTGTGTGTGATAAAACCTCTGACCTCGTGTGTCTCGGTTGCGAATTCAAAGTTAGGCCCTTCGACAATTGCATCAACGGGGCACGCTTCTTGACAGAAACCACAGTAAATGCATTTTGTCATGTCGATGTCATACCTGTAGAGGCTCCAAATCATTACTACTACACATGAAAATggtagaaaagaaaacattttggCTATAGCAAATTGCAAGGGATCTGTTGACCTAGTGGTTCTGCGGCTTCCATCTTCCCGCTCCTCTGCTTCTATTGTGATTGCTTGAGCTGGACATACCTGATGAAACATACAAAGTATCCCTCTCTCAAATATTATTCAATAGCCATCTACCAATAATACCATACTATATGATCATATCACACATTAAACATGTATTTTGTCAGCAGATATGAGCATAGATGTAAAGGAGAAGACTAAATTAAGCCTAAGCATAATAGATGTAAAGGACTGACAGCTTCACAGAGTTTGCAGGCAATGCAGCGTTCTTCGCCAGTAGGATAACGACGAAGAGCATGTTCACCACGGAAACGAGGGCTCAGTGGACCCTTCTCAAATGGATAATTGATCTGCATACCACAAGATAGGATGGATCTTCagaatttctttcaaaattggAAAGAGTGGGGAAAATAGGGATGTAGTAACTCACAGTAACTTTGGGATCAAAGAAGTACTTGAGGGTCAACGACAAACCACGCACCATTTCAGTGAGAAATAGTGTGTTTATACTCCGTTCAAACACTGCAAAcgattttcaaaaaatatcagGAAgcgaaaatagaaaaaaaaaataagtaaagagaaaagaaagaaaaaaaaaagagaaaagatcAAATTAGCAAACCAGTATTCCAGTCCTTGGAGATTTCCTTGGCAAGTtgctcctcttcttcatcatctgaACCAAAATTACAGAGAGCAAACACATAAGGTCAAAACCACAATGAAAACGTTGCTCAAATTTCAACCTGATTCACGAAGAAAAAAAGCCCACAAAAGAAACAgcagaggagaggagaggaacAAGATACCTTTCTTGGAGCCGTAAGAAATAGGACGGGACTGAAATCCAGAAAGATGAGATCCCTGCAAAGCTTGCCCTGACAAACCCTAATCGCATGAACGATATAGGATAATAAGAGAGGAAGCTAAATGAAAGAGGATTCAACTTAGAACTTTGCAGAAACTCATGATTCATCAAAGATTAGATCATGTAAAACTCTAGTCCTTCATTGATTCATCAATCAGCAAGATGAAATTGGATCCCTATCACATTCCATCCTCAATCTACaatctaaatatatttaaaaaaaaaatcgcacAAAAGGTTGGGTCTAAATCAGACAGTTTCGATTTCAGACGCAATCCCAAAGAGAcagagagtgaagagagagaaTCCTGTTTGATTCTCCAGGAGACAATTAAAACAGAAAACAGGGAAGGAGAATCATACAAGATGGCGAGCACGAAGAGTATTCAGTGACCTGCGAGCCAGCATCGAAGCCATTGATTTTTGATGGATTCGGTTTAGGgtccttccttccttcttcaCTCGGATTGACGAGAAAACAAAAATGACAAATTCTCAGATTAAAATCAACAAAGAGCTACTAAAATACAATTTTGACCCCAACCAATTTTACTATTACATTTTTCTCCTTGGTACAATAGCAATTGGACCGGTGACAACCGGATTATGAATTAACCGACTCATAGAGTTACAAAGTGCCCTTTATCCTCAGATTAAAAGTTAACGAAAAGCCTTCaaatcaaagttttgtccccaGTTTAAGATATTACACTTTTGACCCTGGTACAATATCAACTGAATTTCTGAACCGGTGATATAACAGGATGAAGGTTTAACCGAATCATTCCCTTTACAAAGTGCACCACTACCTTAACTCATAGTTCTTGCATACACTTCTTTACAAAGAAAGATCTGtgaaatgtttcttttttttttcagttgaaGTTGGTAGATCAATGATTTGGGGCAATGTAGAAAGAGTTTCCACAATTAATGTGAGATTGCATCAAAGGATTCCATCTGTCGAATATTATCCGGCCACCACGCCCCATCCTCCCCTGAAACCGACTTTGAGCTTGACCCGACGATGAACCAGGTGCTGGAGGAACGATCCCCGCAGCTGCCAGTTTCTCTGAAACCAGCGGTTTCGTGAACAGCATCACCGGTTCATTAGGATCCTGAACCAGTGTGTAAATGCTTGGTTTAGTGATTAGTTATAGCAACTAGAGATAATAAGAGAGAGAGGTGGTGTTTGAAAGGAGAAGGGTTTTTAACCAGTTTGTGAAGCCAATTGTGATGCGAGTGTCGTCTTCTGACTTCTTGTTTTATGCCTCCGGGTTGAGATGCATTAAGGTTTGAGTTTGTGAAACGAGAGCTAGGGATAACGGATGGTCTTGTGCGTACATGTGTGCTGGTGTAGTCATCTGAGTCCATCAACTCTTCGTCGCTTGAGCCAAATTTGTAACATGTTGTCGTAGCTGGTGGAAATCCAGGCAAAGCCAAGCTCTCTTCCAAGAGCTCTGTTTCATGCTGCAGTATCAAAACCCAAATCTCAGACTTAAGCATCAATAAACACACACAACAAGAAAAAATAGCATTTTAAACTCAATAAGAGTTCTAGGAGTAGTAGTAAGTAGTACCCTGTATTGGAGTTGCATTC
The sequence above is drawn from the Raphanus sativus cultivar WK10039 chromosome 7, ASM80110v3, whole genome shotgun sequence genome and encodes:
- the LOC108814178 gene encoding uncharacterized protein LOC108814178, whose product is MIIHSPSPLHCTSFLNYRSRSQCQSRLVTTRSAVVRISTGAIGAVAAVVMMASVSTAYAELSPPPQDGETLSNVPQTLSGEDCKKQRIQRPKSKNAERCTVKCVNTCIRGGDGEGPLNIRRPLVVFKQGFRSRNYCLVECSDICNLIGDGDYGP
- the LOC108835073 gene encoding NADH dehydrogenase [ubiquinone] iron-sulfur protein 8-A, mitochondrial encodes the protein MASMLARRSLNTLRARHLGLSGQALQGSHLSGFQSRPISYGSKKDDEEEEQLAKEISKDWNTVFERSINTLFLTEMVRGLSLTLKYFFDPKVTINYPFEKGPLSPRFRGEHALRRYPTGEERCIACKLCEAVCPAQAITIEAEEREDGSRRTTRYDIDMTKCIYCGFCQEACPVDAIVEGPNFEFATETHEELLYDKEKLLENGDRWETEIAENLKSESLYR